In Danaus plexippus chromosome 6, MEX_DaPlex, whole genome shotgun sequence, a single window of DNA contains:
- the LOC116779265 gene encoding uncharacterized protein LOC116779265 isoform X1: protein MLLLASFVLVFATAIGSSAAQRITTIQLDGVQYFISRMNPYSPELNYFLAYQYCRSLGLQLASFETKEKADSITTYLTNAGYNKYDFWTSGNNLGTDMYLWMSTGLPFNATFNYMRRVTMDQPNHHDDDSMDPLDMPQGSTAPQRTARHGLFSRTEHVMTNGCVSLKAPSFHWEPQHCGEIKDFICEQTRCYYYNYGSIPVSSAQGKPLSMTTTTTAHPLTSSSPPPPRSEHLPTHFTLNDLIGKLRPSSLDGLQSPHLKTGALLKSPPQIDSHYSRASDAHSKEVKEPEQKEDTTQGPYEADEGMAGDDPAAYLTHEARELSIEDAPSTVEPDATEHSVHASGMLAPPAY from the exons ATGCTTCTACTCGCCAGCTTTGTCTTGGTCTTCGCAACCGCTATTGGGTCTTCAGCGG CCCAAAGGATCACAACTATTCAACTGGACGGAGTGcagtattttatatcaagaaTGAACCCCTACAGCCCCGAACTAAATTATTTCCTCGCTTATCAGTATTGCAG gTCTCTGGGACTGCAGCTAGCATCATTCGAAACCAAGGAAAAGGCAGATTCAATTACTACATATCTAACAAACGCAG GCTACAACAAGTATGATTTCTGGACGTCCGGTAACAACCTCGGCACTGACATGTACTTGTGGATGAGCACCGGTCTGCCATTCAACGCGACATTTAACTACATGAGAAGAGTAACAATGGATCAACCCAACCACCACGATGATGATAGCATGGACCCATTAGATATGCCCCAGGGAAGCACAGCCCCTCAACGCACCGCCAGACATGG TCTGTTTTCTAGGACTGAGCATGTGATGACAAACGGCTGCGTATCTCTCAAGGCGCCATCCTTCCATTGGGAGCCGCAGCACTGCGGAGAGATCAAGGACTTTATCTGCGAGCAGACACGTTGCTACTATTACAACTACGGCTCCATCCCAGTCTCCTCGGCGCAGGG GAAACCGCTGTCGATGACGACAACGACGACGGCCCACCCGCTAACCTCGTCGTCGCCGCCACCGCCACGCTCCGAACACCTCCCGACACATTTCACTCTTAACGACCTCATCGGCAAGCTGCGACCATCATCCCTCGACGGCCTCCAGTCACCTCACCTCAAGACCGGAGCACTATTAAAATCCCCACCTCAGATCGACTCGCATTACTCGCGGGCTTCCGATGCCCACTCGAAGGAGGTAAAAGAGCCCGAACAGAAAGAGGACACAACTCAAGGTCCTTACGAGGCCGACGAGGGAATGGCGGGCGATGATCCCGCTGCGTATCTCACCCACGAGGCCCGGGAGCTATCCATCGAGGACGCTCCCTCCACCGTCGAGCCGGACGCCACAGAGCACTCCGTCCACGCCAGCGGCATGTTGGCACCCCCCGCCTATTAG
- the LOC116779265 gene encoding uncharacterized protein LOC116779265 isoform X5 has protein sequence MLLLASFVLVFATAIGSSAAQRITTIQLDGVQYFISRMNPYSPELNYFLAYQYCRSLGLQLASFETKEKADSITTYLTNAGYNKYDFWTSGNNLGTDMYLWMSTGLPFNATFNYMRRVTMDQPNHHDDDSMDPLDMPQGSTAPQRTARHGTEHVMTNGCVSLKAPSFHWEPQHCGEIKDFICEQTRCYYYNYGSIPVSSAQG, from the exons ATGCTTCTACTCGCCAGCTTTGTCTTGGTCTTCGCAACCGCTATTGGGTCTTCAGCGG CCCAAAGGATCACAACTATTCAACTGGACGGAGTGcagtattttatatcaagaaTGAACCCCTACAGCCCCGAACTAAATTATTTCCTCGCTTATCAGTATTGCAG gTCTCTGGGACTGCAGCTAGCATCATTCGAAACCAAGGAAAAGGCAGATTCAATTACTACATATCTAACAAACGCAG GCTACAACAAGTATGATTTCTGGACGTCCGGTAACAACCTCGGCACTGACATGTACTTGTGGATGAGCACCGGTCTGCCATTCAACGCGACATTTAACTACATGAGAAGAGTAACAATGGATCAACCCAACCACCACGATGATGATAGCATGGACCCATTAGATATGCCCCAGGGAAGCACAGCCCCTCAACGCACCGCCAGACATGG GACTGAGCATGTGATGACAAACGGCTGCGTATCTCTCAAGGCGCCATCCTTCCATTGGGAGCCGCAGCACTGCGGAGAGATCAAGGACTTTATCTGCGAGCAGACACGTTGCTACTATTACAACTACGGCTCCATCCCAGTCTCCTCGGCGCAGGGGTAA
- the LOC116779265 gene encoding uncharacterized protein LOC116779265 isoform X4, whose protein sequence is MLLLASFVLVFATAIGSSAAQRITTIQLDGVQYFISRMNPYSPELNYFLAYQYCRSLGLQLASFETKEKADSITTYLTNAGYNKYDFWTSGNNLGTDMYLWMSTGLPFNATFNYMRRVTMDQPNHHDDDSMDPLDMPQGSTAPQRTARHGLFSRTEHVMTNGCVSLKAPSFHWEPQHCGEIKDFICEQTRCYYYNYGSIPVSSAQG, encoded by the exons ATGCTTCTACTCGCCAGCTTTGTCTTGGTCTTCGCAACCGCTATTGGGTCTTCAGCGG CCCAAAGGATCACAACTATTCAACTGGACGGAGTGcagtattttatatcaagaaTGAACCCCTACAGCCCCGAACTAAATTATTTCCTCGCTTATCAGTATTGCAG gTCTCTGGGACTGCAGCTAGCATCATTCGAAACCAAGGAAAAGGCAGATTCAATTACTACATATCTAACAAACGCAG GCTACAACAAGTATGATTTCTGGACGTCCGGTAACAACCTCGGCACTGACATGTACTTGTGGATGAGCACCGGTCTGCCATTCAACGCGACATTTAACTACATGAGAAGAGTAACAATGGATCAACCCAACCACCACGATGATGATAGCATGGACCCATTAGATATGCCCCAGGGAAGCACAGCCCCTCAACGCACCGCCAGACATGG TCTGTTTTCTAGGACTGAGCATGTGATGACAAACGGCTGCGTATCTCTCAAGGCGCCATCCTTCCATTGGGAGCCGCAGCACTGCGGAGAGATCAAGGACTTTATCTGCGAGCAGACACGTTGCTACTATTACAACTACGGCTCCATCCCAGTCTCCTCGGCGCAGGGGTAA
- the LOC116779265 gene encoding uncharacterized protein LOC116779265 isoform X2, whose product MLLLASFVLVFATAIGSSAAQRITTIQLDGVQYFISRMNPYSPELNYFLAYQYCRSLGLQLASFETKEKADSITTYLTNAGYNKYDFWTSGNNLGTDMYLWMSTGLPFNATFNYMRRVTMDQPNHHDDDSMDPLDMPQGSTAPQRTARHGTEHVMTNGCVSLKAPSFHWEPQHCGEIKDFICEQTRCYYYNYGSIPVSSAQGKPLSMTTTTTAHPLTSSSPPPPRSEHLPTHFTLNDLIGKLRPSSLDGLQSPHLKTGALLKSPPQIDSHYSRASDAHSKEVKEPEQKEDTTQGPYEADEGMAGDDPAAYLTHEARELSIEDAPSTVEPDATEHSVHASGMLAPPAY is encoded by the exons ATGCTTCTACTCGCCAGCTTTGTCTTGGTCTTCGCAACCGCTATTGGGTCTTCAGCGG CCCAAAGGATCACAACTATTCAACTGGACGGAGTGcagtattttatatcaagaaTGAACCCCTACAGCCCCGAACTAAATTATTTCCTCGCTTATCAGTATTGCAG gTCTCTGGGACTGCAGCTAGCATCATTCGAAACCAAGGAAAAGGCAGATTCAATTACTACATATCTAACAAACGCAG GCTACAACAAGTATGATTTCTGGACGTCCGGTAACAACCTCGGCACTGACATGTACTTGTGGATGAGCACCGGTCTGCCATTCAACGCGACATTTAACTACATGAGAAGAGTAACAATGGATCAACCCAACCACCACGATGATGATAGCATGGACCCATTAGATATGCCCCAGGGAAGCACAGCCCCTCAACGCACCGCCAGACATGG GACTGAGCATGTGATGACAAACGGCTGCGTATCTCTCAAGGCGCCATCCTTCCATTGGGAGCCGCAGCACTGCGGAGAGATCAAGGACTTTATCTGCGAGCAGACACGTTGCTACTATTACAACTACGGCTCCATCCCAGTCTCCTCGGCGCAGGG GAAACCGCTGTCGATGACGACAACGACGACGGCCCACCCGCTAACCTCGTCGTCGCCGCCACCGCCACGCTCCGAACACCTCCCGACACATTTCACTCTTAACGACCTCATCGGCAAGCTGCGACCATCATCCCTCGACGGCCTCCAGTCACCTCACCTCAAGACCGGAGCACTATTAAAATCCCCACCTCAGATCGACTCGCATTACTCGCGGGCTTCCGATGCCCACTCGAAGGAGGTAAAAGAGCCCGAACAGAAAGAGGACACAACTCAAGGTCCTTACGAGGCCGACGAGGGAATGGCGGGCGATGATCCCGCTGCGTATCTCACCCACGAGGCCCGGGAGCTATCCATCGAGGACGCTCCCTCCACCGTCGAGCCGGACGCCACAGAGCACTCCGTCCACGCCAGCGGCATGTTGGCACCCCCCGCCTATTAG
- the LOC116779265 gene encoding uncharacterized protein LOC116779265 isoform X3 — MNAQRITTIQLDGVQYFISRMNPYSPELNYFLAYQYCRSLGLQLASFETKEKADSITTYLTNAGYNKYDFWTSGNNLGTDMYLWMSTGLPFNATFNYMRRVTMDQPNHHDDDSMDPLDMPQGSTAPQRTARHGLFSRTEHVMTNGCVSLKAPSFHWEPQHCGEIKDFICEQTRCYYYNYGSIPVSSAQGKPLSMTTTTTAHPLTSSSPPPPRSEHLPTHFTLNDLIGKLRPSSLDGLQSPHLKTGALLKSPPQIDSHYSRASDAHSKEVKEPEQKEDTTQGPYEADEGMAGDDPAAYLTHEARELSIEDAPSTVEPDATEHSVHASGMLAPPAY; from the exons ATGAATG CCCAAAGGATCACAACTATTCAACTGGACGGAGTGcagtattttatatcaagaaTGAACCCCTACAGCCCCGAACTAAATTATTTCCTCGCTTATCAGTATTGCAG gTCTCTGGGACTGCAGCTAGCATCATTCGAAACCAAGGAAAAGGCAGATTCAATTACTACATATCTAACAAACGCAG GCTACAACAAGTATGATTTCTGGACGTCCGGTAACAACCTCGGCACTGACATGTACTTGTGGATGAGCACCGGTCTGCCATTCAACGCGACATTTAACTACATGAGAAGAGTAACAATGGATCAACCCAACCACCACGATGATGATAGCATGGACCCATTAGATATGCCCCAGGGAAGCACAGCCCCTCAACGCACCGCCAGACATGG TCTGTTTTCTAGGACTGAGCATGTGATGACAAACGGCTGCGTATCTCTCAAGGCGCCATCCTTCCATTGGGAGCCGCAGCACTGCGGAGAGATCAAGGACTTTATCTGCGAGCAGACACGTTGCTACTATTACAACTACGGCTCCATCCCAGTCTCCTCGGCGCAGGG GAAACCGCTGTCGATGACGACAACGACGACGGCCCACCCGCTAACCTCGTCGTCGCCGCCACCGCCACGCTCCGAACACCTCCCGACACATTTCACTCTTAACGACCTCATCGGCAAGCTGCGACCATCATCCCTCGACGGCCTCCAGTCACCTCACCTCAAGACCGGAGCACTATTAAAATCCCCACCTCAGATCGACTCGCATTACTCGCGGGCTTCCGATGCCCACTCGAAGGAGGTAAAAGAGCCCGAACAGAAAGAGGACACAACTCAAGGTCCTTACGAGGCCGACGAGGGAATGGCGGGCGATGATCCCGCTGCGTATCTCACCCACGAGGCCCGGGAGCTATCCATCGAGGACGCTCCCTCCACCGTCGAGCCGGACGCCACAGAGCACTCCGTCCACGCCAGCGGCATGTTGGCACCCCCCGCCTATTAG